A window of the Pseudomonadales bacterium genome harbors these coding sequences:
- a CDS encoding threonine synthase: MKYISTRGKAPALNFEQVLLTGLAADGGLYVPEKLPVYTKDQIATWQGLPYTELAFILIQPFVKESIPDNDLKAIIDDTYKEFRHPATAPLTQLDHNEWILELYHGPTLAFKDFALQLLGRLLDYLLQRRHQRVAILGATSGDTGSAAIEGCRRCENVDIYILHPHKRVSDVQRKQMTTVIGDNIHNLAVEGNFDDCQSIVKACFNDQSFLSGERSLVAVNSINWARIMAQIVYYFYGALALGSPSREVSFSVPTGNFGDIFAGYLAKQMGLPIKQLVVATNKNDILHRCISQNDYSKHKLSHTLSPSMDIMVSSNFERLLFDLYDRNGAAVAGLLGRFNREAITLDDKVWQKAKTHFDSCAVDDDQTCATIADVFDRTELLIDPHTAIGVHAARACNRDARIPMITLSTAHPVKFPEAVLKAGCEQPRLPHHMADLFEREERYQVVANEVAAVQKIILAR, translated from the coding sequence GTGAAATATATTAGTACACGCGGCAAAGCGCCCGCACTCAATTTCGAACAGGTATTGTTGACTGGGTTGGCCGCTGATGGTGGGCTTTATGTGCCAGAAAAACTACCGGTGTATACGAAAGATCAGATTGCTACCTGGCAGGGTTTGCCTTACACCGAATTAGCCTTCATCCTGATTCAGCCCTTTGTCAAAGAATCCATTCCTGACAACGACCTCAAAGCCATTATTGATGATACCTATAAGGAATTTCGTCACCCAGCCACTGCGCCGCTCACCCAGTTAGACCATAACGAATGGATTCTCGAACTCTATCATGGGCCAACCTTAGCTTTTAAAGACTTCGCGTTACAGTTGCTGGGACGTTTATTAGACTATTTACTTCAGCGCCGTCATCAGCGTGTAGCCATTCTAGGAGCCACGTCGGGCGATACCGGTTCAGCTGCGATTGAGGGCTGTCGACGCTGCGAGAATGTTGATATCTACATCTTACATCCACACAAACGTGTCTCAGATGTGCAACGTAAGCAGATGACCACTGTGATTGGCGACAACATTCATAATCTTGCGGTCGAGGGAAATTTCGATGACTGCCAAAGTATTGTGAAAGCCTGCTTTAATGACCAGTCCTTTCTCAGTGGCGAGCGTTCTTTGGTTGCGGTGAACTCAATCAATTGGGCGCGGATTATGGCGCAAATTGTGTATTACTTTTATGGTGCGTTGGCGCTCGGGAGTCCATCGCGGGAAGTGTCTTTCAGCGTGCCGACCGGAAATTTTGGTGATATCTTTGCTGGCTATCTGGCCAAGCAGATGGGGTTGCCAATTAAGCAGCTCGTTGTAGCTACAAATAAAAATGATATTTTACATCGCTGTATCAGTCAGAACGATTACAGCAAGCATAAACTCAGCCATACGCTGTCACCAAGTATGGATATTATGGTGTCGAGTAATTTTGAGCGACTCCTGTTTGATCTCTATGATCGAAATGGCGCAGCAGTTGCCGGCCTGCTCGGTAGGTTTAATCGCGAAGCGATTACTTTGGATGATAAGGTCTGGCAAAAAGCGAAAACGCATTTCGATAGTTGCGCTGTAGATGACGACCAGACTTGCGCCACCATTGCCGACGTGTTCGATCGTACTGAGCTTTTAATCGACCCTCATACTGCCATTGGCGTCCATGCTGCTCGCGCCTGTAACAGAGATGCCAGGATTCCGATGATAACTTTGTCTACCGCGCATCCGGTGAAGTTCCCTGAAGCAGTACTTAAAGCGGGCTGCGAACAACCACGATTGCCGCATCATATGGCAGACTTGTTTGAGCGCGAAGAACGTTACCAAGTAGTGGCGAATGAAGTTGCGGCGGTTCAGAAGATCATCCTTGCAAGGTAA
- a CDS encoding homoserine dehydrogenase: MKPVNIGICGLGTVGGGTYQVLTRNAQEIARRAGREIRISHIGMRKPNANFDFAGVAIREDVFDIARDPEVDILVELIGGCDVALDLVMTAIEHGKHVVTANKALIAEHGNEIFEAAQQKGVMVEFEAAVAGGIPIIKAIREGLTANRINWLAGIINGTGNFILTEMRDKGRPFIDVLAEAQVKGYAEADPTFDVEGIDAAHKLTILASIAFGIPLQFEKVYTEGISHISAQDIIFAEELGYRIKHLGIAKWTEAGVELRVHPALIPESRLLANVNGVMNAVMVHGDAIGPTLYYGSGAGAEPTASAVVADIVDLVRTLTIDPDHRVPHLAFQPDCLSDKPILSMDEIITSYYLRLEVLDQPGVMANVARILSELDISMEAILQKEPQVKGSEVAIILLTRQVQESQMNKAIAAIEALDSTLGEVVRIRVESLEG; the protein is encoded by the coding sequence TTGAAACCAGTGAACATAGGAATTTGTGGTTTAGGCACAGTGGGTGGCGGCACCTATCAGGTGCTGACACGCAATGCGCAGGAAATTGCGCGCCGTGCGGGTCGTGAAATACGTATTTCGCACATAGGTATGCGTAAACCAAATGCGAACTTTGATTTCGCTGGTGTTGCGATAAGGGAGGATGTTTTTGATATCGCTAGAGACCCCGAAGTCGATATTCTGGTAGAGCTCATTGGTGGTTGCGACGTTGCTTTAGACTTGGTCATGACGGCTATCGAGCATGGTAAGCACGTTGTGACGGCCAACAAAGCGCTGATTGCCGAGCATGGCAATGAAATTTTTGAAGCGGCACAACAAAAAGGCGTTATGGTGGAATTCGAAGCCGCCGTTGCGGGTGGTATTCCAATCATAAAAGCGATCAGAGAAGGTCTGACTGCAAACCGAATCAATTGGCTGGCTGGTATTATTAATGGCACCGGCAACTTCATTCTGACGGAAATGCGTGATAAAGGTCGCCCGTTTATAGATGTTTTGGCGGAAGCGCAGGTAAAAGGTTATGCGGAAGCAGATCCCACCTTTGATGTCGAGGGAATTGATGCGGCGCATAAACTGACCATTCTCGCCTCGATAGCTTTTGGTATTCCACTCCAGTTTGAAAAGGTCTATACCGAGGGCATTAGTCATATCAGCGCACAGGATATAATCTTTGCTGAGGAGTTAGGCTATCGAATTAAGCATCTGGGTATTGCCAAGTGGACGGAGGCTGGCGTAGAGCTGCGTGTGCATCCGGCGCTGATTCCGGAAAGCCGCTTGTTAGCGAATGTAAACGGCGTGATGAATGCGGTTATGGTGCATGGTGATGCGATTGGCCCCACGCTTTATTACGGTTCTGGTGCCGGGGCCGAGCCTACCGCTTCGGCAGTGGTGGCGGATATTGTAGATTTAGTGCGAACTTTGACCATAGATCCAGACCATCGGGTGCCACATTTGGCGTTTCAACCGGACTGCTTATCGGATAAGCCCATTCTCTCTATGGACGAAATTATTACCAGCTACTATCTGCGCTTAGAAGTGTTGGATCAACCAGGAGTAATGGCCAATGTGGCCCGAATACTCAGCGAACTGGATATCAGCATGGAGGCAATCCTACAGAAAGAGCCGCAGGTAAAGGGCAGTGAGGTGGCGATCATTCTGCTAACCCGCCAGGTGCAAGAAAGTCAGATGAATAAGGCTATTGCTGCTATAGAGGCCTTGGATTCGACGTTGGGCGAGGTGGTGAGAATTAGAGTTGAGTCTTTAGAAGGTTAA
- the alaC gene encoding alanine transaminase: MKKEFSRINRLPPYVFNIVGELRQQARARGEDVIDFSMGNPDQPTPKHIVDKLSETVQRGNTHRYSQSKGIPRLRRAICNWYKTRYQVDLNPEKEAIVTIGSKEGLAHLALATMSPGDAVLVPNPSYPIHPYGFVIAGADIRHVPLTPDVDFFSELEAAIKTSWPKPKMLVLNFPGNPTTQCVDLGFFEKVVAIAREHSIWVVQDLAYADLVFDGYQAPSILQVEGAKEVAVEFFSLSKSYNMPGWRVGFCCGNETLIHALGRIKSYMDYGTFTPIQVAAITALEGDQSCVEQIRQQYLRRRDVLCDGLNSIGWEVDKPRATMFVWARIPEHYQAMGSLEFSKKLMVEAKVAVSPGIGFGEFGDDHVRFALIENEHRTRQAIRGIRKMFKNDGLNLGA; the protein is encoded by the coding sequence GTGAAAAAAGAATTTAGTCGTATTAATCGTCTACCACCCTATGTGTTTAATATCGTTGGTGAGTTAAGGCAACAGGCGCGCGCGCGCGGGGAAGATGTTATTGATTTCAGCATGGGTAATCCGGATCAACCGACGCCCAAGCATATCGTCGATAAGCTCTCCGAGACCGTCCAGCGCGGTAATACCCACCGATATTCGCAATCTAAAGGCATCCCCAGATTGCGGCGTGCTATTTGTAACTGGTACAAAACGCGTTATCAGGTTGATTTAAATCCTGAGAAGGAAGCTATTGTAACAATTGGCTCCAAAGAGGGTTTAGCACATTTGGCGCTGGCAACAATGTCTCCGGGTGATGCAGTCTTAGTGCCCAACCCTTCTTACCCGATTCATCCCTATGGGTTTGTTATTGCCGGTGCGGATATCCGCCACGTGCCGCTAACACCTGATGTAGATTTTTTCAGCGAGTTGGAAGCCGCCATTAAAACCTCCTGGCCCAAGCCGAAGATGCTGGTGTTGAATTTCCCAGGGAATCCTACGACACAGTGTGTGGATTTGGGGTTTTTTGAAAAGGTTGTGGCAATTGCCAGGGAACACAGCATTTGGGTGGTCCAAGATCTAGCTTATGCCGATTTAGTTTTTGATGGTTATCAAGCGCCATCCATACTTCAGGTGGAAGGTGCGAAAGAAGTGGCTGTGGAGTTCTTTTCCCTGTCAAAAAGCTACAATATGCCTGGCTGGCGCGTTGGTTTTTGTTGCGGAAACGAAACCTTGATTCACGCCTTGGGACGTATCAAGTCCTATATGGATTATGGTACTTTTACGCCGATTCAGGTTGCTGCTATTACAGCGCTTGAGGGAGATCAGTCCTGTGTAGAGCAAATCCGGCAGCAATACTTGAGGCGCCGCGATGTACTCTGTGATGGCTTAAATTCGATTGGGTGGGAAGTGGATAAGCCTCGAGCGACGATGTTCGTGTGGGCGCGAATTCCCGAACACTATCAGGCGATGGGGTCGTTAGAGTTCTCTAAAAAACTCATGGTTGAAGCGAAGGTGGCGGTATCACCAGGTATCGGTTTTGGTGAGTTTGGTGATGACCATGTACGGTTTGCTTTGATTGAAAACGAGCATCGGACGCGCCAAGCAATACGTGGAATACGTAAAATGTTTAAGAATGATGGCCTAAATCTAGGGGCTTGA
- a CDS encoding DsbC family protein has product MLTPITRLIALLALSLSYQVTVVAEDLSTEASIAAKIQAAIPQLPITTVSASQIEGFYEVELANGERLFANAKADHFIAGDMFQINDLGLVNLSEAKRDKNRADKIAALKDEDKIIFSPKNKKATVTVFTDVDCGYCRKLHTHMAGYLARGIEIQYLAFPRAGIGSNSYNKIVSAWCAKDKQDALTRLKNGEVVASASCENPVADQYRLGSELGVTGTPALVLESGKIYPGYIEPDQLARVLGI; this is encoded by the coding sequence ATGCTAACTCCTATCACTCGACTAATTGCCTTGTTAGCGTTATCGCTGTCCTATCAAGTGACTGTTGTTGCTGAGGATTTGTCAACAGAGGCAAGCATCGCTGCAAAAATTCAGGCGGCCATTCCACAATTGCCCATTACAACGGTGAGCGCGTCTCAGATAGAGGGTTTTTATGAGGTAGAGTTGGCTAACGGTGAGCGCCTGTTCGCTAACGCTAAAGCTGATCATTTTATTGCCGGAGATATGTTTCAAATTAATGATCTCGGTTTGGTAAATTTAAGTGAGGCCAAGCGTGATAAAAATCGCGCTGATAAAATAGCCGCCTTGAAAGATGAAGATAAAATTATTTTTTCCCCAAAAAACAAGAAAGCCACAGTCACGGTGTTTACCGATGTTGACTGTGGTTATTGTCGTAAATTGCACACTCACATGGCAGGCTATTTGGCGCGTGGTATTGAAATTCAATATTTGGCCTTTCCTCGTGCTGGAATCGGTTCAAACTCCTACAATAAAATTGTATCCGCCTGGTGTGCGAAAGATAAGCAAGACGCTCTGACGCGTTTAAAAAATGGCGAGGTTGTTGCGTCGGCAAGCTGTGAAAATCCGGTTGCCGATCAATACCGTTTAGGTAGTGAGCTAGGTGTTACCGGTACGCCAGCACTGGTGCTTGAGTCAGGTAAAATATATCCTGGCTACATAGAGCCTGATCAGTTGGCGAGAGTTTTGGGAATTTAG
- the rplS gene encoding 50S ribosomal protein L19, giving the protein MSGKNTIIQALETEQMGKEIPQFAPGDTVVVQVRVTEGNRERLQAFEGVVLGKRNRGLNSAFTVRKISHGVGVERTFQTYSKLIDSIQVKRRGDVRQAKLYYLRELSGKAARIKEKIQ; this is encoded by the coding sequence ATGAGCGGAAAAAATACAATTATCCAAGCGCTTGAAACAGAGCAAATGGGCAAAGAAATTCCTCAGTTTGCGCCAGGCGATACCGTCGTGGTTCAAGTGAGGGTAACGGAAGGTAACCGAGAGCGTCTACAGGCTTTTGAAGGTGTCGTTTTGGGTAAGCGTAATCGTGGTCTCAACTCAGCTTTTACCGTGCGTAAAATTTCTCATGGCGTCGGTGTTGAGCGTACTTTTCAGACCTACAGTAAGCTGATTGATAGTATCCAGGTTAAGCGTCGCGGTGATGTCCGTCAGGCCAAGCTGTATTATCTGAGAGAGCTGTCTGGTAAAGCGGCCCGTATCAAAGAAAAAATCCAGTAA
- the trmD gene encoding tRNA (guanosine(37)-N1)-methyltransferase TrmD, whose protein sequence is MKIGVVSLFPEMFKAVTDYGITSRAVKQGLLELNCWNPRDYTKDKHQTVDDRPYGGGPGMLMKVQPLREAISAAKQLMGDDAIVAYLSPQGRTLDQAAVRELAGRDKLILVAGRYEGIDERVIEVDIDEEWSIGDYVLSGGELGAMVMIDAITRWLPGALGHEDSAAQDSFISGLLDCPHYTRPENLLDQDVPAVLMSGHHEEIRRWRLKQSLGRTWLRRPDLLEKIELDSEQQVLLAEFKREHQAGNGQ, encoded by the coding sequence GTGAAAATTGGTGTCGTCAGCCTTTTTCCAGAGATGTTTAAGGCTGTGACTGATTACGGAATTACGAGTAGGGCGGTAAAGCAGGGATTGCTGGAGCTGAATTGCTGGAATCCGCGGGATTACACCAAAGATAAACATCAGACGGTCGATGATCGGCCTTATGGTGGCGGGCCTGGCATGCTGATGAAGGTACAGCCTTTGCGAGAAGCGATCAGCGCCGCGAAACAGTTGATGGGTGATGACGCCATAGTTGCTTATTTATCACCTCAGGGTCGTACCCTGGATCAAGCTGCAGTACGTGAACTGGCTGGCAGAGATAAGTTGATTTTGGTGGCGGGTCGTTATGAAGGCATTGACGAGCGCGTGATAGAAGTTGACATCGACGAGGAATGGTCGATTGGTGATTACGTGTTGTCTGGTGGTGAGTTGGGCGCGATGGTGATGATCGACGCGATTACCCGCTGGTTGCCTGGAGCCTTGGGGCATGAGGATTCTGCAGCACAGGATTCATTTATCTCAGGGCTACTTGATTGTCCGCATTACACGAGGCCGGAGAATTTGTTAGATCAGGATGTTCCCGCCGTGTTGATGAGTGGGCATCATGAGGAAATCAGACGCTGGCGTCTGAAGCAGTCGTTAGGTAGAACTTGGTTGCGTCGCCCCGACTTGCTGGAAAAAATTGAATTGGACAGTGAACAACAGGTGTTGTTGGCTGAATTTAAACGAGAGCATCAGGCCGGTAACGGTCAGTAA
- the rimM gene encoding ribosome maturation factor RimM, whose protein sequence is MSSVARDDLVVLGRVTTVYGVKGWVKVLSETEPMQSILEYRPWFIKRNHQDWQLVTLVAGKQHGKGLVVQFEGSDDRNFAAQYRGALIAVPKDSLPPLDEDEVYWYQLEGLKVLCKDANEQEILLGRVDHLMSTGSNDVLVVKSCPASIDTRERLLPYLVGQVIQDIDLQAGELRVDWDPEF, encoded by the coding sequence ATGTCATCAGTGGCGCGGGATGATTTAGTTGTGCTGGGTCGCGTGACTACGGTCTATGGTGTCAAAGGCTGGGTGAAGGTTCTATCTGAAACAGAACCAATGCAAAGCATTCTTGAGTATCGTCCCTGGTTCATAAAACGGAATCACCAAGACTGGCAATTGGTTACCTTGGTTGCTGGTAAGCAACATGGAAAGGGGTTGGTGGTTCAGTTCGAGGGGTCTGACGATCGCAATTTTGCGGCCCAATATCGTGGTGCACTGATCGCGGTGCCAAAAGATAGTTTGCCACCGCTTGATGAAGATGAGGTCTATTGGTATCAGTTGGAAGGACTCAAAGTGTTATGCAAGGATGCGAATGAGCAGGAAATTTTGTTAGGTAGGGTCGATCATTTGATGTCGACTGGATCCAACGATGTGCTGGTGGTAAAGAGTTGTCCCGCAAGTATTGATACAAGAGAACGCCTGTTGCCTTATTTGGTTGGTCAGGTGATACAGGATATTGATTTGCAGGCGGGCGAATTACGGGTCGATTGGGATCCGGAGTTTTAG
- the rpsP gene encoding 30S ribosomal protein S16 codes for MVVIRLARSGAKKRPFYHLTVADRRRPRDGQYVERVGYFNPGARGQEVRLHVDQERVDYWLSKGAQPSERVAALLKGAAKA; via the coding sequence ATGGTAGTTATTAGATTGGCTCGTAGTGGCGCAAAAAAACGTCCGTTTTATCATCTGACAGTTGCTGATAGACGTCGTCCCCGAGATGGTCAGTATGTTGAACGTGTTGGTTATTTTAATCCAGGAGCGCGCGGTCAGGAAGTGCGTCTACACGTGGATCAAGAGCGTGTTGACTACTGGCTAAGCAAAGGTGCGCAGCCTTCTGAGCGGGTTGCTGCTTTACTTAAGGGTGCCGCCAAGGCATAA
- the ffh gene encoding signal recognition particle protein produces MFDSLTNRLTDALKQVSGKAKLSEDNIKDTLREVRMALLEADVALPVVKVFIESIKERAIGQEVAQSLTPGQAFIKIVQSELERVMGEYCEELNLAAQPPAVILVAGLQGAGKTTSIAKLARWLKERKNKKVTVASADVYRPAAIKQLETLASEVGVDFFPSRIEQNPIDIAQDAITHAKHRFSDVVLIDTAGRLHIDTDMMTEIKALHAAINPIETLFVVDAMTGQDAANTAKAFGDALPLTGVILTKADGDSRGGAALSVRQITGKPIKFIGVGEKTDALEPFYPDRMASRILDMGDVLSLIEEVERKIDRKKADKLVKKVSKGKKFDLNDFRDQLEQMRNMGGLSGLMDKLPGMGQMSGMVEKQVNDKSLGQMEALINSMTPHERRYPDIINNSRKRRITLGSGTHIQDLNRLLKQHKQMQKMMKKFSKKGGMANMMRGLGGMMPPGGGFPR; encoded by the coding sequence ATGTTTGATAGTTTGACCAATCGTTTGACCGATGCCCTAAAACAGGTCAGCGGGAAAGCAAAACTTAGCGAAGACAATATTAAAGATACGCTGCGTGAAGTGCGGATGGCGTTATTAGAAGCCGATGTAGCGTTGCCTGTGGTCAAAGTCTTTATAGAGAGTATTAAAGAACGGGCTATTGGTCAAGAAGTGGCGCAAAGCCTGACACCGGGACAAGCCTTTATCAAAATCGTGCAAAGCGAACTTGAAAGGGTGATGGGTGAATACTGTGAAGAATTAAACCTTGCCGCACAACCGCCGGCAGTTATTCTGGTAGCGGGGTTGCAAGGAGCGGGTAAAACCACCTCGATCGCAAAGCTCGCGCGCTGGCTAAAAGAACGCAAAAATAAAAAAGTAACGGTAGCCAGTGCTGACGTTTACCGCCCGGCGGCTATTAAACAGCTAGAAACGCTGGCTTCTGAAGTCGGTGTGGATTTCTTTCCTAGCCGCATTGAGCAAAACCCTATCGATATTGCACAAGATGCAATTACTCATGCCAAGCATCGGTTTTCCGATGTCGTCTTGATTGATACTGCCGGACGCTTGCATATCGATACGGATATGATGACGGAAATTAAAGCGCTGCATGCTGCGATCAACCCCATTGAAACACTCTTCGTAGTGGATGCGATGACTGGGCAAGATGCCGCTAATACCGCTAAAGCCTTTGGTGATGCGCTGCCGCTGACGGGTGTTATTTTGACCAAGGCCGATGGTGATTCCCGTGGTGGGGCGGCGTTATCAGTACGGCAAATCACCGGTAAACCCATCAAGTTTATTGGTGTCGGTGAAAAAACTGATGCCTTAGAGCCTTTTTATCCAGATCGTATGGCGTCGCGTATCTTGGATATGGGTGATGTGCTTAGCCTGATTGAAGAGGTTGAGCGCAAAATTGATCGCAAAAAAGCGGATAAGCTGGTTAAAAAGGTTTCCAAAGGTAAAAAGTTTGACCTTAATGACTTTCGCGATCAGCTGGAACAAATGCGCAATATGGGCGGCTTGTCTGGCTTAATGGACAAGTTGCCTGGTATGGGGCAGATGTCTGGTATGGTTGAAAAGCAAGTGAATGATAAATCCTTGGGGCAAATGGAGGCGCTAATCAATTCGATGACGCCCCATGAAAGGCGTTACCCCGATATCATTAATAACTCTCGCAAACGCCGTATTACACTGGGCTCTGGAACTCACATACAGGATTTAAATCGGTTGCTAAAACAGCACAAACAAATGCAGAAAATGATGAAAAAATTCTCTAAAAAGGGCGGCATGGCTAATATGATGCGCGGCCTGGGTGGAATGATGCCTCCTGGTGGAGGATTTCCACGCTAA
- the ccsA gene encoding cytochrome c biogenesis protein CcsA — MTSTIVGSIAIACYIGGAILQYYHLVRRDNSRRTLVLVLGAVALCFHTLSFNGTVITEAGLHLGFFKISSLIGWLITGLVLVSSIRKPLENLLIGVYPIAALGLGSAIVMHGTVEPTIHFSLHSVSHILLSLFSYSVLTIAAIQAVLLAWQDQQLRNKHANGFIMQLPPLQIMEQLLFELIWAGVILLTAAIISGVFFIQDMFAQHLAHKTLLSIFAWAIFSLLLTGRYWKGWRGSIAIRWTIFGYLLLMLSYFGTKLVIEILKQP, encoded by the coding sequence ATGACTTCGACCATTGTGGGCAGCATTGCCATCGCCTGTTATATAGGCGGCGCCATTTTACAATATTATCATTTAGTTCGTCGCGACAATTCTCGTCGTACTCTGGTATTAGTTCTGGGGGCAGTTGCACTTTGCTTTCACACCCTCAGCTTTAATGGCACAGTTATCACCGAAGCCGGCCTGCACCTGGGGTTTTTTAAAATTTCCTCACTAATTGGCTGGCTAATTACTGGCTTAGTACTCGTCAGCAGCATACGGAAACCCTTGGAAAACCTGCTGATAGGCGTTTATCCGATTGCCGCACTTGGGCTTGGCTCCGCCATTGTAATGCACGGTACGGTCGAACCAACCATACATTTCAGCCTGCATAGTGTTAGCCACATACTGTTGTCATTGTTTTCCTATAGCGTGCTTACCATCGCTGCCATACAGGCCGTGCTCTTAGCCTGGCAGGACCAACAGCTTCGCAACAAACATGCCAATGGCTTTATCATGCAACTGCCACCCTTACAGATAATGGAGCAGCTGCTGTTTGAGCTGATCTGGGCTGGCGTGATCCTGCTTACAGCAGCAATTATCTCTGGTGTATTTTTTATTCAGGATATGTTTGCTCAGCACCTAGCCCATAAAACGCTGCTTTCCATTTTCGCCTGGGCAATATTTTCGCTCCTTCTCACCGGCCGCTATTGGAAAGGCTGGCGCGGCAGCATCGCTATTCGCTGGACTATATTTGGATATCTACTGCTAATGCTATCCTATTTCGGCACCAAATTGGTGATAGAAATTTTAAAGCAGCCTTAG
- a CDS encoding HlyC/CorC family transporter has product MDDIPLTALISTLVCLIILSGFFSSSETGMMALNRYRLRHLVKQKHRGARLANKLLKRPDRLISVILIGNNFVNIAAPVITTLIAIRLWGDPVTGTLDGITTLSVTVGLTLIILIFSEITPKTIAALHPERVAFPAAYVLRPLLFIMYPLVWLINLVTHRLLRIVGIKIDEHIEDQITQEELRTVVNEASILIPQPHQNMLLGILDLEKVTVEDIMVPRNEIAGIDLEDDIASVIEQIRASQHTWLPVYEGDISHISGFLHLRNAIRFLTDNKITKASILAVTQEPYFIPESTPLNTQLLNFQREKRRIGLVVDEYGDIQGIATLEDILEEIVGEFTTDAATNSKYIHPQEDGSFIIDGSANIRDINKTLGWNLPTAGPKTLNGLIIESLEWIPDANVAFKIGGYYIETLKTKGNVVKTAQVSEIIHRDKT; this is encoded by the coding sequence TTGGACGACATACCCTTAACGGCGCTAATTTCAACATTAGTCTGCTTAATTATTCTTTCGGGTTTTTTCTCTAGTTCTGAAACAGGCATGATGGCGTTAAATCGCTATCGCTTGCGTCATCTGGTCAAGCAAAAACACCGCGGCGCCCGCTTAGCTAATAAGTTACTCAAGCGCCCAGACCGGCTCATCAGCGTCATTCTCATTGGCAATAATTTTGTTAATATCGCCGCCCCAGTCATTACCACGTTAATTGCCATTCGCCTCTGGGGAGACCCCGTGACCGGGACGCTCGACGGCATCACTACTCTGTCAGTCACCGTTGGACTAACACTTATTATTTTGATTTTTTCTGAAATAACCCCGAAAACTATTGCCGCTCTGCACCCTGAGCGGGTTGCCTTTCCTGCTGCTTACGTATTACGTCCGCTACTTTTTATTATGTATCCTTTGGTTTGGCTGATTAATCTAGTCACACATCGGCTATTACGAATTGTCGGCATCAAAATTGATGAACACATTGAAGATCAAATTACCCAGGAAGAACTGCGCACAGTCGTCAATGAGGCCAGCATTCTCATCCCACAACCTCACCAAAATATGTTGCTGGGCATTTTGGATCTGGAAAAGGTCACAGTTGAGGATATTATGGTGCCGCGCAATGAGATTGCCGGTATCGACCTGGAAGATGATATCGCCAGTGTTATTGAGCAAATACGCGCCAGCCAACATACTTGGCTACCAGTCTACGAAGGCGACATTAGCCATATCTCCGGTTTCTTACACCTGCGTAATGCTATCCGCTTTTTGACCGATAATAAAATTACCAAAGCATCTATATTGGCAGTCACACAAGAACCATATTTCATCCCCGAAAGCACCCCTCTTAACACCCAACTCCTTAATTTTCAGCGCGAAAAACGTCGCATAGGCCTCGTTGTTGATGAGTATGGGGACATTCAGGGTATTGCCACTCTGGAGGATATTCTAGAAGAGATAGTGGGTGAATTTACCACGGATGCAGCAACCAATAGCAAATACATACACCCACAGGAAGACGGATCGTTCATCATCGACGGTAGTGCTAATATTCGGGATATCAACAAAACTCTGGGCTGGAATTTACCCACCGCTGGGCCTAAAACCCTCAATGGATTAATCATTGAATCGCTGGAATGGATCCCTGACGCAAATGTTGCATTTAAGATTGGCGGCTATTATATTGAAACCCTGAAGACAAAGGGTAATGTCGTTAAAACAGCTCAAGTGAGTGAAATTATTCATCGAGATAAAACTTAA
- a CDS encoding DUF1282 family protein: protein MLISRIWGLFLHPNKEWELIQREQANRSRPYLIYLLLLAAIPPLAGYIGATQTGWQIGDGAITKLTVESTIPLCIAAYLAIVIGIYATGIAINWMGATYTDLDKGDFSGLGLAIYSSIPLLVLSVVGVYPVIWLGLITLVVAACYSAYLLYKGVPILFQIPPDRGVMFASAILTFALVIAVVLIISTVIIWAVGFSPVFTN from the coding sequence GTGTTAATTAGTCGAATCTGGGGATTATTCCTCCATCCAAACAAAGAGTGGGAGCTTATCCAACGGGAACAAGCTAATCGTTCCAGGCCTTACCTTATCTATTTACTACTACTGGCAGCCATACCTCCCCTTGCCGGCTACATTGGTGCCACTCAAACCGGCTGGCAAATTGGTGATGGTGCCATCACCAAACTGACCGTTGAAAGCACCATCCCCCTTTGCATTGCCGCCTATCTTGCCATTGTCATCGGGATCTATGCCACCGGGATTGCGATTAATTGGATGGGAGCGACCTACACTGACCTCGACAAAGGGGATTTTAGTGGCTTAGGTCTGGCAATCTATAGTTCCATACCTTTGCTCGTATTAAGCGTAGTCGGCGTTTATCCGGTAATCTGGCTGGGGTTAATTACTCTCGTCGTTGCCGCATGCTATTCGGCTTATTTACTTTACAAAGGGGTGCCAATTCTCTTCCAAATTCCGCCAGACCGGGGAGTCATGTTTGCCAGCGCAATCCTCACTTTTGCCTTAGTGATTGCGGTTGTATTAATCATCTCGACAGTTATTATTTGGGCAGTTGGATTTAGTCCAGTTTTTACGAACTAA